Genomic DNA from Hordeum vulgare subsp. vulgare chromosome 2H, MorexV3_pseudomolecules_assembly, whole genome shotgun sequence:
CGGACAGGGTGCAGCCGCTGTGGGACTCGTTCGGTCGTCTGGTTCAGCCGCTGGCGAGCGCCCGGCCGTGGATGGTGACGGAGGGTAACCATGAGAATGAGCATGAGGATGGGTTCGTCGCCTACAACAATCGGTGGCGCATGCCGCACGAGGAGAGCGGCTCCAAATCCAACCTCTATTACTCCTTCGACGCGGCCGGCGGCGCGGTACACGTCCTCATGCTGGGATCCTACGCCAGCTTCCAGGAGGGGTCGGAGCAACATGCATGGTTGAAGAGGGACCTCGCCGGCGTGGACCGGCAGAGGACGCCGTGGCTGGTGGTGCTGCTGCACGCGCCGTGGTACAACACCAACGAGGCGCACCAGGACGAGGAAGTGGGCGAGAGCATGCGCACCGCCATGGAGAGGCTCCTCTATGAGGCCAACGTCGACGTCGTCTTCGCCGGACATGTCCATGCCTATGAGCGCTTCGTAAGTGGAGTAGTACTCCGATCCTCTATATATATTGTGTACTCTACATCTTTTCTACTCTTCAACCATGCATCCCCTATATACTGTATGTACTTAAatatttgttcttgttgttggaaaACACTAATTCAAATACTCCAGCTACAAGTATTAGGAAGTAATAATTaatcaagctaactaactaactaattcCATTCCATGCATGCATGAGGTAGACGAGGATCTACGACAACAAGGCCGACGCCCGGGGTCCAGTGTACATCACCATCGGCGATGGTGGCAACAGGGAAGGCCTTGCTTCCAAGTACGTGATTGCTACTGCTCTTCATTCATCTGCGCCGTAATTAATTAATACTATAGTATTTCAAATGATTTTTCTCTATATATACTATATGGATTCTTCTTCTTGTTTACTATTGAAGATTCATCAAGGATCACAAATCGGCGCCGCTTTCCTTGTTCCGTGAGGCGAGCTTCGGACACGGGCGACTGAGGATTGTAAACGAGACGACCGCCGTCTGGAGGTGGCACCGTAACGACGACAAGTTCGCCACCGTGGCCGACGAGGTCTGGCTGGAGAGCTTGGCTACTCCAAACACACCAACCAAGCGCCGGTCGTTGCACAGATGAGTTGCAGGGTGTGCCACCACACGATCCACGTTGGCTTAACTGCAACCTATCAGAATTGGATGGTTCACtactatctttacctaataactaAAAAAAGAGCTCGTGCGTtccaacggaagagaaaataacacacgctctgaacgcaatatatttttACATAACATCATAAttgtgttgccgacgatggcTTTAGTGCTCACACAATGAAAACGCATTTCAATACATATCACACTGAAATAACAAATTACAAATAAAAGAAATCTTAGTTTCATACATTTAAAGAAATTATTTCAAGAAAATAGTTTCACAACTTACAACAACACATTGAAGTATGAGTTTCAATTGCTTGCCACAGATCAAAATCACTTCGAGACGTATCGATTGCCACATTTTACTTCTCATCAAACATCACTTTCTTCCATAAGCTATATTCCAGTTTCAGCAGGTCATAGTTATTCATCCATATGAAAACTAGTCTTCATAATCAGCAATTTTTTTCGAACTTCCAATCATCCAACTTTATATCTGATGGGGGAAAAAGCAAATCTGTTTGGGGAAAAAGCAAGGTAGAGGGAAACGggaagcattaccacatccacatgcaGCAATCAAGATTCTAATTAAAAAACCTAAGTCTCATTAAATCTCTGTAGCATTCAAGCACATCCCTAGTTTTTGTATTTATTGAGACAATTACATCTACAAACACCTCTACCTTGTTTTTGTATTTGCTGTCAAATACAACCACATCCCTAGTTTTAGTATTTGCTGTCAAATACAAAAAACAATAGTCTACAGAGATGTTAAGCATTAACCCAAAAAACCTCATCTAGAAAAACCCCATCTATAAATCCCCATGTAGAAACCCACATCTATAAATCCCCCATCTATAAATCCCCATCTAGAAACCCCCATCTAGAACTCCATCTAGAGAAGACCCCATCTACAAATCACCATCTAAAAAACCAAGTAATCTAACCCTGCATTCTAAATACAAGTAATATTACCATCAAttatgttgagttttattcatatatatatatatatatatatatatatatatgcatgtattgacccccttctttaaattagatctggaagaagcgggatgaacccctatcagatgatgacatgtgagcaattcaagaggaattggcgggattctttcttgaccacgtcatacctaaagccgaagaataccatgtgagctatttgtgattggatcttagatagatgatgttaggcattgttTATTGCAATTTagtggatgtttattgcaattcgtatcgtcgccggaaaaagagaaaaaaaggaccgtgcactacagattaagtttgcaccaaaaataatatttaagaagtattcaacagctaaaaataacatcctatttagattctacacatttttttaatcaaatttcatatataacatgttaaaatcggagttacggtttaaaagatatggataattttgttttagataaaatgtggattgattaactgaaaagttaggatttttttgttaaaatacggagggcgggttgattacctgaaacatcaggggattttcgaaaaaatacaaaaaaatgattcgttttctgacttaaatccgggctgcaggttgattacctgaaacatcagggggttcctgaaaaatgcaaaaaaaagatTCGTTTTTTAACTCAAAAACGGAGTGCGGGTTGAATACTGGAAAATCGAGGGGTATTTTTATAAAATGACTGGTTTTGAAACGTTTTTCTTCGCCCGACCGTGTCAAATATATTTTGTCACACGGCTGGGCTATCGTGCAGTGATCCGCCAAGGACTCAGATCAGAAAAATAAATGGAAATTAAATAGTACCACCTTGCTTTTTTACATCAAGTCCTACTAATTTATATACGTTCACCAGTTGCAACATCAACAAGCCAACAAAAGAAAGATGAGATATTGTTCATAGTTAACCAGAGAGATGAAAGTGTCTGCCATGGCTCACAAAAAAAGGTAGCCTAAAGGATGAAATGCAGCCTAGAATTGGGTTATTCAGTTGGTAAAGTACAGATAACTTAAGCCACTAGTTGGATATAACATCTTAAACTAAATTTGTTGAAACAATTGGATACATTATGCAATATGATAGTAAACTACAAATGcatatattgttggggaacgtcacatgggaaacaaaaattttcctacgcgcacgaagacggtctccccctcccaaaccgaaatccacttggtttggaaggtggagtccttcttccctttcccacctccttccttttttttcctttcctctttgattttcttttctatgcgcataggcctctcttgggctgtctcaccaacccactaagggctggtgtggcaccccaaacacccatgggcttacccggggtgggtgggcccccccgatgaactcccggaacccattcgtcattcccggtacattcccggtaactccgaaaaccttccggtaatcaaatgaggtcatcctatatatcaatcttcgtttccggaccattccggaaaccctcgtgacgtccgtgatctcatccgggactccgaacaacattcggtaaccaaccatataactcaaatacgcataaaacaacgtcgaaccttaagtgtgcagaccctgcggtttcgagaactatgtagacatgacccgagagactccttggtcaatatccaatagcgggacctggatgcccatattggatcctacatattctacgaagatcttatcgtttgaacctcagtgccaaggattcatataatcccgtatgtcattccctttgtccttcggtatgttacttgcccgagattcgatcgtcagtatccgcatacctatttcaatctcgtttaccggcaagtctctttactcgttccgtaatacaagatcccgcaacttacactaagtcacattgcttgcaaggcttgtgagtgatgttgtattaccgagtgggccccgagatacctctccgtcacacggagtgacaaatcccagtctcgattcatactaactcaacgaacaccttcggagatacctgtagagcatctttatagtcacccagttacgttgcgacgtttgatacacacaaagcattcctccggtgtccgtgagttatatgatctcatggtcataggaacaaatacttgacacgcagaaaacagtagcaacaaaatgacacgatcaacatgctacgtctattagtttgggtctagtccatcacatgattctcctaatgatgtgatcccattatcaagtgacaacacttgcctatggccaagaaaccttgaccatctttgatcaacgagctagtcaactagag
This window encodes:
- the LOC123428577 gene encoding purple acid phosphatase 22-like: MFRRTQADEYVRPPPRPLVLTAQNKPPNYPQQVHISSVGSKHMRISWVTDDRRTASAPSVVEYGTSPGNYTASAEGSHTTYRCSSYYSSGAIHEVTIGPLKPSTTYYYRCGKVGDGDADMSLRTPLANLPIELVVIGDLGQTGWTKSTLSHIRDADYDMLLLPGDLSYADRVQPLWDSFGRLVQPLASARPWMVTEGNHENEHEDGFVAYNNRWRMPHEESGSKSNLYYSFDAAGGAVHVLMLGSYASFQEGSEQHAWLKRDLAGVDRQRTPWLVVLLHAPWYNTNEAHQDEEVGESMRTAMERLLYEANVDVVFAGHVHAYERFTRIYDNKADARGPVYITIGDGGNREGLASKFIKDHKSAPLSLFREASFGHGRLRIVNETTAVWRWHRNDDKFATVADEVWLESLATPNTPTKRRSLHR